Proteins encoded by one window of Aspergillus puulaauensis MK2 DNA, chromosome 4, nearly complete sequence:
- the skn7 gene encoding putative stress response transcription factor SrrA/Skn7 (BUSCO:EOG09264DYD;~COG:K;~EggNog:ENOG410PIDV;~InterPro:IPR036388,IPR001789,IPR036390,IPR000232, IPR014402,IPR027725,IPR027718,IPR011006;~PFAM:PF00447,PF00072;~go_function: GO:0000156 - phosphorelay response regulator activity [Evidence IEA];~go_function: GO:0001228 - DNA-binding transcription activator activity, RNA polymerase II-specific [Evidence IEA];~go_function: GO:0003700 - DNA-binding transcription factor activity [Evidence IEA];~go_function: GO:0043565 - sequence-specific DNA binding [Evidence IEA];~go_process: GO:0000160 - phosphorelay signal transduction system [Evidence IEA];~go_process: GO:0006355 - regulation of transcription, DNA-templated [Evidence IEA]) translates to MMDSGQTTTSTAPSGNSSDFVRKLYKMLEDPSYAEIVRWGDEGDSFVVLECEKFTKTILPKHFKHSNFASFVRQLNKYDFHKVRQNNEENGQSPYGQNAWEFKHPEFRANSKESLDNIRRKAPAPRKQAQAHDDSVPTQQIDLLNQQIVAQQQQIQHISDRFAQMSVDHQLMLQEVLRVQKTVVNHENVIHQLVNYLVSIDARQKRDGKAAPFPAQAGANMSPAQVAPMDDGVSTPLQQASKLLSDMNAEIQFNLGGVEPIAEPPKAGVVSTPTMETAPRQRVAPPGPAVPANPALVYPKMNGEMEPVVYPVGTTNGIDPMYGDHVNNVPYSVPPKQEMDDRRQFPENRKKSNHVDPGWMRSPRILLVEDDATCRQIGGKFLYSFSCEIDTALDGLEAVNKVQDGSKYDLILMDIIMPNLDGVSACHLVRQFDRTPIIAMTSNIRSDDIQLYFQHGMDDVLPKPFTRKSLLDMLEKHLVHLKTASQGIEGTQPTTPATIPGQSSAAQSVTVKDDSSPSQSPAAAMTAWQSPNQFQPMAAVPANLPQVQGQYVPANPAPAAYAIDQNGVQYPAPPAVPMGAAGPGQARPHPRRHISEISNGAENPNLPKRQRMYAPPPQPMVGSIQATRTN, encoded by the exons ATGATGGACAGTGGccagaccaccaccagcaccgccccGTCGGGCAACTCCAGCGATTTT GTTCGCAAACTCTACAA GATGCTGGAGGATCCATCGTACGCAGAAATCGTGCGGTGGGGTGACGAGGGCGATAGTTTCGTGGTCCTAGAG TGCGAGAAATTCACCAAGACAATTCTTCCGAAACATTTCAAACACAGCAATTTTGCCAGTTTCGTGCGGCAGCTTAACAAATACGACTTCCATAAAGTACGGCAAAATAATGAGGAGAATGGACAGTCGCCATATGGACAAAAT GCTTGGGAATTCAAGCACCCCGAGTTTAGAGCAAATAGCAAGGAGTCCCTCGATAACATTCGACGAAAAGCACCGGCGCCACGGAAGCAGGCACAGGCTCACGACGACTCCGTTCCCACCCAACAGATTGACCTTTTAAATCAACAGATCGTtgcgcaacaacagcagatTCAACACATCTCCGATCGCTTCGCACAGATGTCCGTTGACCACCAGCTGATGCTGCAGGAGGTTTTGAGGGTTCAAAAGACAGTCGTCAACCACGAAAACGTTATACATCAGCTAGTAAACTACCTCGTTTCTATCGATGCTCGTCAAAAGCGCGACGGCAAAGCCGCACCGTTCCCGGCCCAAGCTGGCGCCAACATGAGCCCCGCCCAAGTGGCGCCCATGGACGATGGGGTTTCCACTCCATTGCAACAGGCGTCGAAGTTGTTGAGCGACATGAACGCTGAAATACAATTCAATCTTGGTGGTGTCGAACCCATAGCTGAGCCGCCCAAAGCTGGTGTAGTTTCCACCCCTACCATGGAAACTGCACCCCGACAGCGAGTCGCGCCTCCAGGCCCTGCTGTGCCGGCCAACCCTGCTCTTGTATACCCAAAAATGAATGGCGAGATGGAGCCTGTTGTCTATCCAGTTGGCACAACTAATGGAATAGACCCGATGTATGGCGATCATGTCAATAATGTTCCCTACAGCGTTCCCCCCAAACAGGAGATGGACGATCGACGACAATTTCCTGAAAATAGGAAAAAGAGCAATCATGTTGACCCAGGTTGGATGCGGAGCCCACGAATTCTACTTGTTGAGGACGATGCAACATGTCGCCAAATCGGTGGAAAGTTCCtatattctttctcttgcgAAATAGACACCGCG CTTGATGGGTTAGAAGCCGTGAACAAGGTTCAAGACGGCTCGAAGTATGACCTAATCCTAATGGATATCATAATGCCTAACCTGGATGGCGTTTCTGCATGCCATCTCGTTCGTCAATTTGACCGGACACCGATCATCGCTATGACTTCCAATATTCGCAGTGATGATATCCAACTCTACTTCCAGCATG GAATGGACGATGTTCTTCCAAAGCCTTTCACCCGAAAAAGCCTCTTGGATATGTTAGAGAAACACCTGGTTCACTTGAAGACTGCTTCGCAGGGAATTGAGGGAACCCAGCCCACAACGCCGGCAACGATCCCTGGCCAGAGCTCTGCCGCACAATCGGTTACTGTCAAGGATGATAGCTCTCCTAGCCAGTCTCCTGCGGCCGCTATGACTGCTTGGCAATCCCCAAATCAATTCCAACCCATGGCCGCAGTTCCTGCCAACCTTCCACAGGTTCAAGGCCAGTATGTTCCAGCAAACCCCGCCCCAGCCGCCTATGCCATTGATCAGAACGGAGTGCAATAtccagcacctccagcgGTGCCGATGGGTGCTGCAGGGCCGGGTCAAGCTCGACCCCATCCACGACGGCATATCTCCGAGATAAGCAACGGGGCTGAGAATCCAAATCTCCCAAAACGGCAACGCATGTACGCGCCACCGCCCCAGCCTATGGTCGGCTCAATCCAAGCGACACGTACAAACTAA